One genomic window of Metopolophium dirhodum isolate CAU chromosome 4, ASM1992520v1, whole genome shotgun sequence includes the following:
- the LOC132943625 gene encoding SCAN domain-containing protein 3-like, whose translation MLGVEAEKEIIKIPLSDSTISRRIIHISEDIEEQVIEVIKSGELFALQVDESTDIKLSGTTTGRDVFDVINKYFKNYGISWTSCVSICTDGAPSMTGSIKGFITIAENQNPNINTTHCFLHREALVAKSIVNELKIVLD comes from the exons ATGTTAGGAGTCGAAGcagaaaaagaaataattaaaataccattaTCTGATAGTACAATTAGTCGTAGGATTATACATATATCAGAGGATATTGAGGAGCAGGTTATTGAAGTTATAAAAAGTGGAGAATTATTTGCCTTGCAAGTTGATGAATCAACAGACATAA aATTATCTGGGACAACAACTGGTCGAGATGTTTTTgatgtcataaataaatattttaaaaattatggtaTATCGTGGACTTCTTGTGTAAGTATTTGTACAGATGGGGCGCCATCAATGACAGGCTCTATTAAAGGATTTATTACAATTGCCGAAAATCAAAATCCAAATATAAACACAACACACTGTTTTTTACACAGGGAGGCATTAGTAGCAAAAAGTATTGTTAATGAATTAAAGATTGTACTTGATTAA